The proteins below come from a single Halobacillus salinarum genomic window:
- the betB gene encoding betaine-aldehyde dehydrogenase: MKHKNMYINGKWTTGIKEKTRFIINPFNQERIAEVAEGDEEDVELAIQAARSAFDYGSWRSTTGAERGKLLLMIAGFIERDKEELAELETLDTGKTVTESIADMEDIAEVFRYYGGLADKDGGEIIPSPLPDSRSKVVREPVGVCGQITPWNYPLLQAAWKIAPALAAGNTIIVKPSEITPLTTIKVTELMDEAGLPDGVINLVLGNGSSTGHMLSSSHDVDLISFTGGLETGRKIMKEAAGNFKKIALELGGKNPNIVFEDAEFETAVDQAMNAVFFHAGQVCSAGARLLVQESIHDHFLAELKKRTENIKLGNGFDQKTQSGPLISEEHRNKVEEYVKSGLQEGATLVAGGKRPEEEELQAGFFYRPTIFSNCTSSMRIVQEETFGPLLTIETFQSEDEAIDLANDSIYGLAGAVWTSDIGKAERVAAQLRLGTVWINDFHPYFAQAPWGGYKSSGIGRELGKEGLEEYQEVKHVFENTNPAPIHWFS, translated from the coding sequence ATGAAACATAAAAATATGTATATTAACGGAAAGTGGACCACTGGCATAAAGGAAAAGACGAGATTCATCATCAACCCCTTTAACCAAGAAAGAATTGCTGAGGTTGCAGAAGGGGATGAAGAAGACGTGGAGCTGGCCATACAAGCTGCGAGATCAGCGTTTGATTATGGCTCATGGCGTTCCACTACCGGAGCTGAACGGGGAAAGCTCCTTCTAATGATTGCCGGATTTATCGAGCGTGACAAAGAAGAATTAGCGGAGCTTGAAACACTGGACACTGGAAAAACCGTGACAGAAAGCATTGCAGATATGGAGGACATTGCCGAAGTATTCCGCTATTACGGAGGACTGGCAGATAAGGATGGTGGAGAAATCATTCCATCCCCGCTTCCTGATTCAAGAAGTAAAGTAGTGCGTGAACCTGTTGGCGTCTGCGGGCAAATTACCCCTTGGAATTATCCCTTATTGCAAGCCGCATGGAAAATCGCTCCTGCTTTAGCTGCCGGTAACACGATTATTGTAAAACCAAGTGAAATCACTCCATTAACAACGATTAAAGTTACAGAATTGATGGATGAAGCAGGACTGCCTGATGGAGTGATTAACTTAGTGCTGGGAAATGGATCGTCAACCGGACACATGTTGTCTTCAAGCCACGATGTAGATCTCATCTCCTTTACGGGAGGATTGGAAACAGGCAGAAAAATCATGAAAGAAGCAGCAGGGAATTTTAAAAAAATTGCTCTCGAGCTTGGAGGGAAAAACCCGAACATCGTTTTTGAAGACGCTGAGTTTGAAACCGCAGTCGACCAGGCTATGAATGCTGTGTTTTTCCACGCTGGTCAAGTATGCTCAGCTGGGGCACGACTATTAGTCCAAGAATCAATACACGATCATTTCTTAGCCGAATTGAAAAAGAGAACCGAAAACATTAAATTGGGGAATGGTTTTGATCAAAAGACCCAATCCGGCCCCTTAATTTCAGAAGAACATCGGAACAAAGTAGAAGAATACGTTAAATCCGGTTTACAGGAAGGAGCCACCCTGGTAGCCGGAGGGAAGAGGCCGGAGGAAGAAGAATTACAGGCTGGATTCTTTTATAGACCGACAATTTTTTCAAACTGTACATCTTCGATGCGGATTGTTCAGGAAGAAACTTTTGGCCCTCTATTAACGATAGAAACGTTTCAGTCAGAAGATGAAGCAATAGACTTAGCGAATGACTCCATATACGGGCTGGCTGGAGCCGTATGGACATCAGATATCGGAAAAGCAGAACGAGTAGCTGCTCAATTAAGGTTGGGGACGGTATGGATCAATGATTTTCATCCCTATTTTGCTCAAGCACCTTGGGGAGGATATAAATCTTCTGGAATTGGTCGTGAATTAGGAAAAGAAGGACTTGAAGAATATCAGGAAGTAAAACATGTGTTTGAAAATACAAATCCTGCCCCGATCCATTGGTTTTCTTAA
- a CDS encoding NAD(P)/FAD-dependent oxidoreductase, giving the protein MRDHQNPTDVIIIGAGPAGLFSAFYGGMREMSVKVIDSLPQPGGQLMALYPEKYIYDVAGFPKVLAKDLVHQLEEQAAQFDPDMCLEESVQNVEKLDELLFRVTTSKNVHYAKTILITSGAGAFQPRKLKHETACNYEGRNLFYSITDLQAHSGKRICISGGGDSAVDWALMLKDVASETILVHRRNQFRAHESSVNKLKASNVQIKTPRAIDRLIGSDDNLESIVIKEPKGDTAEHLEIDSLIVNHGFHSSLGAIKEWGLKLSNNSIVVNQQMETNISGIYAAGDITTYQGKVKLIASGFGEAPAAISQAKHSINPGTRVQPPHSTRVLSGE; this is encoded by the coding sequence ATGAGGGACCACCAAAATCCAACGGACGTTATTATCATTGGAGCCGGTCCTGCTGGGTTATTTTCGGCTTTCTATGGAGGTATGCGGGAGATGTCTGTAAAAGTAATCGACAGTCTTCCCCAACCCGGAGGACAACTGATGGCCTTGTATCCAGAAAAATACATTTATGATGTCGCCGGATTTCCAAAAGTACTAGCTAAAGATTTAGTCCATCAGCTTGAGGAACAAGCCGCGCAATTCGATCCAGACATGTGTCTTGAAGAGAGCGTTCAAAACGTGGAGAAGCTGGATGAGCTTCTGTTTCGAGTTACTACCTCTAAAAATGTACACTATGCTAAAACGATCTTAATTACAAGTGGAGCCGGTGCTTTTCAACCGAGGAAGCTGAAACATGAAACAGCTTGTAATTATGAGGGCAGAAACCTATTTTATTCGATTACGGATTTACAGGCGCATAGCGGCAAGCGTATTTGCATTTCAGGTGGTGGGGATTCGGCAGTAGACTGGGCGCTGATGCTTAAAGATGTAGCAAGTGAAACCATTCTCGTCCATCGCCGAAACCAATTCAGAGCCCATGAATCCAGTGTCAACAAGCTGAAAGCATCGAATGTTCAAATTAAGACACCGAGGGCCATTGATCGTCTTATCGGATCAGACGATAATCTTGAATCCATCGTAATTAAAGAACCTAAAGGAGATACAGCTGAGCATTTGGAGATCGATTCATTGATCGTCAATCATGGATTCCATTCGAGTCTTGGAGCTATTAAAGAATGGGGACTTAAGCTTTCGAACAATTCTATTGTCGTTAACCAGCAGATGGAAACCAATATTTCAGGAATCTATGCAGCTGGAGATATTACTACGTACCAAGGCAAAGTAAAACTTATCGCTTCCGGATTTGGAGAAGCTCCAGCCGCAATCAGCCAGGCCAAGCATTCTATTAATCCTGGAACGAGAGTACAGCCGCCTCATAGTACCCGGGTTCTAAGTGGAGAATGA
- a CDS encoding chromate transporter, with amino-acid sequence MAEKIQGRETNKVTPCTLASIFFTFLKISPLTFGGGITMVPHIENEMVRKRKWFTTWEIPEILAVAQSAPGSIAINASIYIGFKVKGVKGSISAILGMLLPASTITILLTYLVFKFQDFSLFSDALAGIRPAIIGLIFFAAFKIGRTSITNANSLLIFFLAGCLLAASFSPIGLIAGGGAAGLVTLIFHNKRKISC; translated from the coding sequence GTGGCTGAAAAAATACAAGGTAGGGAGACAAATAAAGTAACGCCCTGCACACTCGCTTCGATTTTTTTCACATTTTTAAAGATCAGCCCTCTAACCTTTGGCGGAGGAATCACCATGGTTCCGCATATTGAAAATGAAATGGTAAGGAAAAGAAAGTGGTTCACAACCTGGGAAATTCCCGAAATCCTGGCTGTTGCTCAATCTGCGCCTGGATCAATTGCCATAAATGCTTCTATATATATTGGTTTCAAAGTGAAAGGAGTAAAAGGTTCAATTTCAGCTATACTTGGCATGCTGCTTCCTGCAAGCACCATTACGATACTACTCACTTATCTAGTTTTCAAATTTCAAGACTTCTCTTTATTCAGTGATGCACTTGCAGGGATTCGTCCCGCTATCATTGGACTTATATTTTTCGCAGCTTTTAAAATCGGCCGGACTTCCATTACGAATGCAAACTCACTCCTCATCTTCTTCCTTGCCGGGTGTTTATTGGCTGCCTCTTTTTCTCCAATAGGTTTGATTGCAGGAGGAGGGGCGGCTGGTCTGGTGACTCTGATTTTTCATAATAAAAGGAAAATTTCGTGCTGA
- a CDS encoding chromate transporter, translating to MLTLLSLFTEFFKIGIFGFGGGYPMLSLMKHAAAEHHWLTMEQYSTIIAITSSAPGPIAMNTALFIGYRAAGVPGAVVAVGSTTLPSILMVFTFIKLMASHKYRNIVHHTLTGIYPVITALIFYTGIRLGMDIHLFSFKNSFQLGIMVLSFVLLWKKHSPFFVILLAAGAGVMYHCL from the coding sequence GTGCTGACACTACTATCGCTCTTTACTGAATTTTTTAAAATTGGAATATTCGGCTTTGGTGGAGGATATCCAATGCTTTCTTTAATGAAACATGCAGCAGCGGAGCATCATTGGCTTACGATGGAGCAATATTCTACGATCATTGCAATTACCAGCAGTGCCCCTGGACCAATCGCCATGAATACGGCATTATTCATCGGTTATCGTGCTGCAGGTGTGCCCGGAGCTGTAGTCGCAGTGGGGAGTACGACCCTCCCGTCGATCCTAATGGTATTTACTTTCATTAAATTAATGGCTAGCCACAAGTACAGAAACATAGTTCATCATACATTGACAGGCATTTATCCTGTCATCACAGCATTAATTTTCTACACCGGCATCCGCCTGGGGATGGACATCCATTTATTTTCTTTCAAGAACAGCTTTCAACTCGGAATAATGGTCTTATCTTTTGTGCTGTTATGGAAAAAACACTCCCCTTTTTTCGTTATCCTGTTAGCTGCAGGAGCCGGAGTAATGTATCACTGTTTATAA
- a CDS encoding VOC family protein, with amino-acid sequence MIFEMTNQIRVPDMKAGRKWYETLLQAEPDFIPHEGIAEWEIVPGSWLQLSEGTPCEGSGPLRLGVTNIEGERNKVISELNVSPFEIYSRKEVPVKWGTFQDPWGNQLGFFEYVIKTDEAERMQSILRK; translated from the coding sequence ATGATTTTTGAAATGACCAACCAAATTCGCGTCCCGGATATGAAAGCAGGAAGAAAGTGGTATGAGACCTTACTCCAGGCGGAACCTGATTTTATACCGCATGAAGGGATTGCCGAATGGGAAATTGTCCCCGGCAGCTGGCTGCAGCTTTCAGAAGGTACCCCGTGTGAAGGAAGTGGTCCATTACGTTTAGGGGTAACCAATATTGAAGGAGAACGCAATAAAGTGATCTCTGAGTTGAATGTAAGCCCTTTTGAAATTTATTCAAGAAAAGAAGTGCCGGTAAAATGGGGAACCTTCCAGGATCCTTGGGGGAATCAACTCGGATTTTTTGAATATGTAATAAAAACAGATG